Proteins from a single region of Chryseobacterium scophthalmum:
- the apaG gene encoding Co2+/Mg2+ efflux protein ApaG: MFSKITSNIKVSVDPEYDSMNSYPSENRYVFKYNIVIENDGDFPIKVLKRKWLIFDVGFGFTEVVGDGVIGLTPDVEIGNNFAYFSNVMLRSGVGNMSGKYLVENLYTKEQFEIDIPKFNLVSEVLSN, encoded by the coding sequence ATGTTTTCTAAAATTACTTCTAATATCAAAGTTTCGGTAGACCCTGAATATGATAGTATGAACTCTTATCCTTCAGAAAACCGTTACGTTTTTAAGTATAACATTGTGATTGAAAACGATGGTGATTTCCCGATTAAAGTCCTTAAAAGAAAATGGCTTATTTTCGATGTAGGGTTTGGGTTTACAGAAGTTGTAGGTGATGGTGTGATTGGACTGACTCCCGATGTAGAAATCGGAAATAACTTTGCTTATTTTTCGAATGTGATGCTGCGTTCAGGCGTAGGAAATATGAGCGGAAAATATTTGGTTGAAAACTTATATACCAAAGAGCAGTTTGAAATAGATATTCCTAAATTTAATTTGGTGTCTGAGGTTTTAAGCAATTAA
- a CDS encoding aldehyde dehydrogenase: MEIQEIVSQQKAFFKTQQTKNLRFRKMYLEKLRDLILENENLLYEAIYKDFGKSKFDTFTTEISFVLNDIKYYLKNLKSLSKPKKVRTNLANQFGKSRIHNEPLGNILVIGAWNYPYQLSLSPIVAALAAGNCCILKPSEIAENTMKVMAKIINENFPPEYLYVYEGGIDETTELLKLKFDKIFFTGSTKIGNIVYKAAAENLTPVVLELGGKSPAIITKDANLEVAAKRIVWGKFLNAGQTCVAPDYLLVEESIQEQFLEMLRKNIQQFKYEPQSEHYTKIINQKNLQRLIKLIEQDKTYFGGNYDEEKRYIEPTILTNINWKDEVMQEEIFGPILPVISFTNFNLILNEIIELEKPLAAYLFTNNSEEKENFKNKISFGGGCINDVIMHLGNENLPFGGVGNSGIGNYHGKFGFETFSHQKAILERATWGEPNIKYPPYSEKKLSWIKRFL, translated from the coding sequence ATGGAAATTCAGGAAATTGTATCACAGCAGAAAGCGTTTTTCAAAACACAGCAAACGAAAAATTTAAGATTCAGAAAAATGTATCTTGAAAAACTTCGGGATTTGATTTTAGAAAACGAAAACCTTTTATATGAAGCGATTTATAAAGATTTCGGAAAATCAAAATTTGATACATTTACCACAGAAATTTCATTTGTTTTAAATGATATTAAATATTATCTAAAGAATTTAAAATCACTTTCAAAACCCAAAAAAGTACGAACAAATCTTGCTAATCAATTCGGAAAAAGCAGAATTCACAACGAACCTTTAGGAAATATTTTGGTTATTGGAGCCTGGAATTATCCTTATCAGCTTTCGTTATCTCCAATTGTTGCAGCTTTAGCAGCCGGAAACTGCTGTATCTTAAAACCCAGCGAAATTGCCGAAAATACAATGAAAGTGATGGCAAAAATCATCAATGAAAATTTTCCACCGGAATATTTATACGTTTATGAAGGCGGAATTGACGAGACCACAGAACTTTTAAAGCTCAAATTCGATAAAATATTCTTTACTGGAAGCACAAAAATCGGGAATATCGTTTACAAAGCTGCAGCAGAAAATTTAACTCCGGTTGTTCTGGAATTGGGAGGAAAATCACCTGCAATCATTACTAAAGACGCTAATCTTGAAGTCGCTGCTAAAAGAATTGTTTGGGGAAAATTTTTAAATGCCGGACAAACCTGTGTTGCTCCGGATTACTTATTGGTTGAAGAATCTATACAGGAACAGTTTTTAGAAATGCTGAGAAAAAACATTCAGCAATTTAAATATGAACCTCAATCTGAACATTATACAAAAATCATTAATCAAAAAAATCTTCAGCGATTAATAAAGCTTATTGAGCAGGATAAAACTTATTTTGGAGGAAATTATGATGAAGAAAAACGATATATAGAACCCACAATCTTAACAAATATTAATTGGAAAGATGAAGTGATGCAGGAAGAAATTTTCGGTCCTATTTTACCCGTCATTTCTTTTACCAATTTTAATTTGATTTTAAATGAAATTATAGAACTCGAAAAACCTTTGGCCGCTTATTTATTCACCAATAATTCTGAAGAAAAAGAAAATTTTAAAAATAAAATCTCTTTTGGCGGAGGTTGTATTAACGACGTGATCATGCATTTAGGAAATGAAAACCTTCCGTTTGGTGGCGTTGGAAATTCCGGGATCGGAAATTATCACGGAAAATTTGGTTTTGAAACCTTTTCACATCAAAAAGCCATTTTAGAAAGAGCAACCTGGGGCGAACCGAATATAAAATATCCGCCTTATTCTGAGAAAAAGCTAAGCTGGATCAAAAGATTTCTTTAA
- the odhB gene encoding 2-oxoglutarate dehydrogenase complex dihydrolipoyllysine-residue succinyltransferase has protein sequence MSILEMKVPSPGESITEVEIATWLVKDGDYVQKDQPIAEVDSDKATLELPAEESGIITLKAEEGDVVQVGQVVCLIDMAAAKPEGAAPAAEAPKQEEAKAAEPAKVEAPKPAPAAPQSYATGTPSPAAKKILDEKGIDAAQVSGSGRDGRISKSDAELAAVPAMGGSSLTATGARSTTTTKLSVLRRKIAQRLVSVKNETAMLTTFNEVDMSEIFRLRKQYKEEFAQKHGVGLGFMSFFTKAVTRALQMYPDVNASIDGDFKINYDFCDISIAVSGPKGLMVPVLRNAENMSFANVEGNIKDLAIKVRDGKITVDEMTGGTFTITNGGTFGSMLSTPIINPPQSAILGMHNIIQRPVAVDGQVVIRPMMYVAMSYDHRIIDGKESVGFLVAVKEGIDNPVEILLGGDERKGLGL, from the coding sequence ATGTCAATTTTAGAAATGAAAGTTCCTTCACCGGGAGAATCAATTACAGAAGTTGAAATTGCAACTTGGCTTGTAAAAGATGGTGATTATGTACAAAAAGATCAACCAATCGCTGAAGTAGATTCAGACAAGGCAACTTTAGAATTACCTGCAGAAGAAAGTGGTATTATCACTTTAAAAGCTGAAGAAGGTGATGTGGTACAAGTAGGTCAGGTTGTTTGTTTAATTGATATGGCTGCAGCTAAACCGGAAGGTGCTGCTCCTGCTGCTGAAGCTCCAAAACAGGAAGAAGCTAAAGCTGCTGAACCTGCAAAAGTAGAAGCTCCAAAACCAGCTCCGGCTGCTCCTCAGTCTTACGCTACAGGAACTCCTTCTCCGGCTGCCAAGAAAATTCTTGACGAAAAAGGAATTGATGCTGCTCAGGTTTCAGGTTCTGGAAGAGACGGAAGAATCTCTAAATCTGATGCTGAATTAGCTGCTGTTCCTGCAATGGGAGGAAGCTCTTTAACAGCTACAGGTGCAAGATCTACTACAACAACTAAACTTTCAGTTCTTAGAAGAAAAATCGCTCAGAGATTAGTTTCTGTAAAGAACGAAACTGCAATGTTGACAACTTTCAACGAAGTTGATATGTCTGAGATTTTCAGATTAAGAAAGCAATATAAAGAAGAATTTGCTCAAAAACACGGAGTAGGACTTGGTTTCATGTCTTTCTTTACAAAAGCGGTTACAAGAGCATTACAAATGTATCCTGATGTAAATGCATCTATCGACGGAGATTTCAAAATTAATTATGATTTCTGCGATATTTCAATTGCAGTTTCAGGTCCTAAAGGATTGATGGTTCCTGTATTGAGAAATGCTGAAAACATGTCTTTCGCAAACGTTGAAGGAAACATCAAAGATTTGGCTATCAAAGTAAGAGACGGTAAAATTACGGTTGACGAAATGACTGGTGGTACTTTCACTATTACAAATGGTGGTACTTTCGGATCCATGTTGTCTACGCCAATTATTAACCCGCCACAATCTGCAATTTTAGGAATGCACAACATCATCCAAAGACCGGTTGCGGTTGACGGACAGGTTGTAATCAGACCAATGATGTATGTTGCAATGTCTTACGATCACAGAATTATCGACGGTAAAGAATCTGTAGGATTCCTTGTTGCGGTAAAAGAAGGGATCGATAATCCGGTAGAAATTCTATTGGGTGGAGACGAAAGAAAAGGCTTAGGATTATAA
- a CDS encoding 2-oxoglutarate dehydrogenase E1 component: MDRFSFLNAAHSQLIEDLYQQYLKFPDSLEPSWKAFFQGFDFAIENYSDDESIQYVQNSVKSSPAVQQISQAASNGEVPEHIKKEFKVVNLIEAYRTRGHLFTKTNPVRERRHYTPTLDIENFGLDKSDLNTKFNCAVETGMKGPATLQDLITHLQSIYCDSIGVEYMHINNVQEKDFIKQWLQVNENHPILSANEKTEILLKLNQAVAFENYLHTKFVGQKRFSLEGGETLIPALDQLISRSSQLGVDEVVLGMAHRGRLNVLTNIFGKSYKQIFSEFEGKEFEEDVFSGDVKYHLGSSKKIKTASGEEVAINLTPNPSHLETVAALVEGICRAKVDDKYKDYSKVLPIIIHGDGALAGQGIAYEVAQMMTLDGYKTGGTVHIVVNNQVSFTTNYMDARSSTYCTDVAKVTESPVMHVNADDAEAVVHAMHFAADFRAKFGKDVYIDLLGYRKYGHNEGDEPRFTQPNLYKLISKHQNPREIYKDKLLKDNVTSNDVIAKMETEFKALLDKDFDASKEIEKNVMDIFMADDWTNFPIAKRGAVQDAVDTKYDLAKLKELAIKMSTLPADKKFINKITRLFDNRIKAIEANSLDWALGEWLAYATLLVEGHNVRISGEDVERGTFSHRHAVVKTEDTEEEYVPLKEVSESRFDVFNSHLSEYGVLGFDYGYAMASPNTLTIWEAQFGDFVNGAQIIVDQYLAAAEEKWKIQDGLVMLLPHGSEGQGAEHSSARLERFLTLCANENMVVANITSPANYFHLLRRQLKWAFRKPLIVMSPKSLLRHPKVVSPLEDFSNKGFQPILDDPTADPAKVEKLVLCSGKLYFELLAKKEELNCENVALVRFEQLYPLQTDAIEAIFAKYDNRKSIIWAQEEPENMGAWSYILRNFRDTGIQVVSPVPSGAPAPGSHKMFEKNQNAVINRVFDRDDAPAKRPVTA; encoded by the coding sequence ATGGACAGATTTTCATTCCTAAACGCAGCTCATTCTCAGTTAATTGAGGATTTATACCAACAATACTTAAAATTTCCTGACTCTTTAGAACCATCATGGAAAGCCTTTTTTCAAGGCTTTGATTTTGCCATTGAGAACTACAGTGATGACGAAAGCATCCAGTACGTGCAAAATTCGGTGAAATCTTCACCTGCAGTGCAGCAGATTTCTCAGGCGGCTTCAAACGGTGAAGTTCCGGAGCACATCAAGAAGGAATTTAAGGTGGTAAACCTTATTGAAGCTTACAGAACGAGAGGTCACTTGTTTACAAAAACCAATCCGGTGCGTGAAAGAAGGCATTATACGCCAACTTTGGATATTGAAAATTTTGGACTTGACAAGTCTGATTTAAATACAAAATTCAACTGCGCTGTTGAAACAGGTATGAAAGGTCCTGCAACTTTACAGGATTTGATTACACACTTGCAAAGCATCTACTGCGATTCTATTGGTGTGGAATACATGCACATCAACAACGTTCAGGAGAAAGACTTTATCAAGCAGTGGCTTCAGGTAAACGAAAACCACCCAATTCTTTCGGCGAACGAAAAAACTGAAATTTTATTAAAATTAAATCAGGCGGTTGCGTTTGAAAATTATCTTCATACAAAATTTGTTGGGCAAAAAAGATTCTCACTGGAAGGTGGCGAAACTTTAATTCCTGCTTTGGATCAGTTGATCTCAAGATCTTCTCAGTTAGGAGTTGATGAGGTTGTTCTGGGGATGGCTCACAGAGGAAGATTAAATGTTTTAACCAATATTTTCGGGAAATCTTACAAGCAGATTTTCTCAGAATTTGAAGGAAAAGAATTTGAAGAAGATGTATTCTCTGGTGACGTAAAATATCACTTAGGTTCATCTAAAAAAATAAAAACAGCTTCAGGAGAAGAGGTTGCAATTAATTTGACACCAAACCCGTCTCACTTAGAGACTGTTGCTGCTTTGGTAGAAGGTATTTGTCGTGCAAAAGTAGACGATAAGTATAAAGATTACTCTAAAGTTTTACCAATCATCATTCATGGTGATGGTGCATTGGCAGGTCAGGGTATTGCTTACGAAGTTGCTCAGATGATGACTTTGGACGGGTACAAAACGGGAGGTACAGTTCATATTGTTGTAAATAACCAGGTTTCATTTACAACCAATTATATGGATGCAAGATCTTCTACGTATTGTACAGATGTTGCGAAAGTAACAGAATCTCCTGTAATGCACGTAAATGCAGATGATGCAGAAGCGGTAGTTCATGCGATGCATTTTGCTGCTGATTTCAGAGCTAAATTTGGTAAAGATGTTTATATCGATTTATTAGGATACAGAAAATATGGTCATAACGAAGGGGATGAGCCAAGATTTACACAGCCTAATTTGTATAAATTAATCTCAAAACATCAGAACCCAAGAGAGATCTATAAAGATAAACTGTTGAAAGACAACGTTACGTCAAATGATGTAATTGCAAAAATGGAAACAGAATTCAAAGCGCTTTTAGATAAAGACTTTGATGCTTCTAAGGAAATCGAAAAGAATGTGATGGATATTTTCATGGCAGATGACTGGACGAATTTCCCGATTGCAAAAAGAGGAGCTGTACAAGATGCTGTTGACACAAAATATGACTTAGCTAAGCTGAAAGAATTGGCAATTAAAATGTCAACACTTCCTGCTGATAAAAAATTCATCAATAAGATTACAAGACTTTTCGATAACAGAATCAAAGCTATTGAGGCAAACTCTTTAGATTGGGCTCTTGGAGAGTGGTTGGCTTATGCTACACTTCTTGTGGAAGGTCACAACGTAAGAATTTCTGGTGAAGATGTAGAAAGAGGTACTTTCTCTCACAGACACGCTGTTGTAAAAACTGAGGATACAGAAGAAGAATATGTTCCTTTAAAAGAAGTTTCAGAAAGCAGATTTGATGTTTTCAACTCTCACCTTTCAGAATACGGAGTTTTAGGATTTGATTACGGGTATGCAATGGCATCTCCGAATACTTTAACGATTTGGGAAGCTCAGTTCGGAGATTTCGTCAACGGAGCTCAGATTATTGTTGACCAGTATTTGGCTGCAGCAGAAGAAAAATGGAAGATTCAGGACGGTTTGGTAATGTTGTTACCTCACGGTTCAGAAGGACAGGGTGCAGAACACTCTTCAGCAAGATTGGAGAGATTCCTTACGCTTTGTGCTAATGAGAATATGGTTGTTGCGAATATTACTTCTCCGGCAAACTATTTCCACTTATTGAGAAGACAGTTGAAATGGGCATTCAGAAAGCCATTGATCGTGATGAGTCCAAAATCTTTATTAAGACATCCGAAAGTGGTTTCGCCGCTTGAAGATTTCTCAAACAAAGGATTCCAGCCGATTTTAGATGATCCTACTGCAGATCCTGCAAAAGTTGAAAAATTAGTTCTTTGTTCAGGTAAATTATACTTCGAATTATTAGCTAAAAAAGAAGAATTAAATTGTGAAAATGTTGCATTGGTAAGATTCGAGCAGTTATATCCGCTTCAAACTGATGCTATCGAAGCTATTTTTGCTAAATATGATAACAGAAAATCAATCATTTGGGCTCAGGAAGAACCAGAAAACATGGGAGCTTGGTCTTATATCTTAAGAAATTTCAGAGATACAGGAATTCAGGTTGTTTCTCCGGTACCAAGTGGTGCACCGGCTCCGGGAAGTCACAAAATGTTTGAAAAAAATCAAAATGCTGTAATCAACAGAGTATTCGACAGAGACGATGCTCCGGCTAAAAGACCAGTAACAGCTTAA
- a CDS encoding 3'-5' exonuclease, with protein sequence MDFCALDFETATHEKHSACELGICIVQDSKIVETKTWLIKPPSYPYFHQRNIDVHGILPSDVKDAPRFDEIWYEVQDMMYGTLMIAHNASFDAGVLKGCLDYYGMFTPKLNYLCSIQLAKKSWNYLPKYGLKHLAEYHDIQFKHHRAGDDAEACARISLLAFEKLFLTSNDEVSEFMKQKIKML encoded by the coding sequence ATGGACTTCTGCGCATTAGATTTTGAAACCGCCACTCACGAGAAGCATTCTGCCTGTGAATTGGGAATCTGTATTGTTCAGGATTCTAAAATCGTGGAGACCAAAACATGGCTGATAAAACCGCCAAGTTACCCTTATTTTCATCAGAGAAACATTGATGTACACGGCATTTTACCGAGTGATGTAAAAGACGCACCAAGGTTTGATGAAATCTGGTATGAAGTACAGGATATGATGTACGGAACTTTGATGATTGCTCACAATGCAAGTTTCGATGCAGGAGTTTTAAAGGGATGTCTTGATTATTACGGAATGTTTACCCCAAAATTGAATTATCTCTGCAGTATTCAGTTAGCCAAAAAATCTTGGAATTATCTTCCGAAATATGGCTTAAAACATCTTGCGGAGTATCACGATATTCAGTTTAAACATCACAGAGCCGGAGATGATGCAGAAGCTTGCGCAAGAATTTCGCTTTTAGCTTTTGAAAAACTGTTTCTTACCAGCAATGATGAGGTTTCAGAGTTCATGAAGCAGAAAATTAAAATGCTTTAA
- a CDS encoding SRPBCC domain-containing protein, whose protein sequence is MRFFKIIAVIIVLLVGAYAASMYYFVDESKEFTIEKEVDYPLEKVFNQFNNLQNFTRWNNFFSSSKTITIDYYTPYEGKGSAISYNDPKSDDGGEMFIRYENPNKTLRYQLFEDEDENPTLIDVKFTAVSAEKTKITWYVHTPKLSVLSRAQNFWTEDKFADNIEKSMLNLKNVLGNKVEKDNQLAAIKYDSLMVEKEEEKMILGVNVSTSNKKDALYRNIVMNYNKINNFVTMDLGKKSDEVGYPVLITDADNFKDNEVSYFFGIPLSKKIGISDNNFSFRSVSPTENYVMYFKGSYPARIKAIQQLIQKAKKDEMRYGDVYQTFIEPPVEGQDVNMKLSLSVYR, encoded by the coding sequence ATGCGTTTTTTCAAAATCATAGCGGTTATTATAGTTTTGTTAGTGGGAGCTTATGCGGCTTCCATGTATTATTTTGTAGATGAAAGTAAAGAATTTACGATAGAGAAGGAAGTAGATTATCCTTTAGAAAAGGTCTTCAATCAGTTTAATAATTTACAGAATTTCACCCGTTGGAATAATTTTTTCTCCAGCTCAAAAACCATTACGATTGATTATTACACACCTTACGAAGGAAAAGGAAGTGCAATCAGCTATAATGATCCTAAAAGCGACGATGGTGGCGAAATGTTTATCCGTTACGAAAACCCAAACAAAACGTTGAGGTATCAGCTTTTCGAAGATGAAGATGAAAATCCTACTTTAATTGATGTGAAATTTACCGCAGTTTCTGCTGAAAAAACAAAGATCACTTGGTATGTTCATACTCCGAAGTTATCAGTTTTATCAAGAGCTCAGAATTTTTGGACGGAAGATAAATTTGCTGATAACATCGAGAAAAGCATGCTTAATCTTAAAAATGTTTTAGGAAATAAAGTAGAAAAAGATAACCAGCTGGCTGCCATAAAATATGACAGTCTTATGGTGGAAAAGGAAGAGGAGAAAATGATTTTGGGAGTAAATGTAAGTACTTCTAATAAAAAAGATGCTTTGTACAGAAATATTGTCATGAATTATAACAAAATAAATAATTTCGTGACGATGGATCTAGGTAAAAAAAGTGATGAAGTGGGGTATCCCGTTCTTATTACCGATGCCGATAATTTTAAAGACAATGAGGTATCTTATTTTTTCGGAATTCCATTATCAAAAAAAATTGGAATTTCAGATAATAATTTCAGTTTCAGATCTGTGAGCCCAACAGAAAATTATGTAATGTATTTCAAAGGATCTTATCCGGCAAGAATAAAAGCAATTCAGCAACTTATACAAAAAGCAAAGAAAGATGAAATGCGCTATGGTGATGTTTATCAGACTTTTATAGAACCGCCTGTGGAAGGTCAGGATGTTAATATGAAACTTTCTCTCTCTGTTTACAGATGA
- a CDS encoding lysophospholipid acyltransferase family protein, which produces MNLLIKILFLISKMPLKILYIFSDIIFFLNFYFVGYRKKIITQNLKNSFPEKTDQEIKEIRKKFYLNFSDYLAETVKSFSISETETRVRMQHINQHLFHEAKAEGKNIILMAGHVFNWEWMNALATLTPQKNSHPVYRKVNSSFWEDQMKKVRNKFGNEALEANEVILNIFRNQNDGESIYMFVADQTPHVAHVNYGLKFLNQRTPAFIGYDKLATRMELIFIYCEMKKVKRGFYQVNYHRIYPDGEKFVKNEVVRKFHQLLENTIRKNPDNYLWSHRKWKYQDSIKTYDGE; this is translated from the coding sequence ATGAATCTTCTGATAAAAATACTTTTCCTGATTTCTAAGATGCCGCTAAAAATATTATATATTTTTTCGGATATTATCTTCTTTTTAAATTTCTATTTTGTAGGCTACAGAAAGAAAATTATTACCCAAAATCTAAAAAATTCTTTCCCTGAAAAAACAGATCAGGAAATTAAAGAAATAAGGAAGAAATTCTATTTAAATTTCTCAGATTATTTAGCAGAAACAGTAAAATCATTTAGTATTTCTGAGACCGAAACGCGTGTAAGAATGCAGCATATTAATCAGCATTTATTTCACGAGGCTAAAGCTGAAGGTAAAAATATCATTCTGATGGCGGGACATGTTTTCAATTGGGAATGGATGAATGCTTTGGCAACATTAACTCCGCAAAAAAATTCACATCCGGTTTACAGAAAAGTAAACAGCAGCTTTTGGGAAGATCAGATGAAGAAAGTCCGTAATAAATTCGGAAATGAAGCTCTTGAAGCCAATGAAGTGATTTTAAATATTTTCAGGAACCAAAACGACGGGGAATCTATTTATATGTTTGTGGCAGATCAAACTCCGCATGTTGCTCACGTCAATTATGGTTTAAAATTTTTAAATCAGCGAACTCCTGCTTTTATCGGTTATGATAAACTGGCAACAAGAATGGAGCTGATTTTTATTTACTGTGAAATGAAGAAGGTAAAAAGAGGTTTTTATCAGGTTAATTATCACAGAATTTATCCAGATGGAGAAAAGTTTGTAAAGAATGAAGTGGTAAGAAAATTTCATCAGCTGCTTGAAAATACCATCAGAAAAAACCCGGACAACTATCTTTGGTCACACAGAAAATGGAAATATCAGGATTCTATAAAAACTTATGACGGCGAATAA
- a CDS encoding glycosyltransferase family 2 protein has product MIENSKNIAVAILNWNGKNWLQKFLPSVIRFSEEAEIYVIDNHSTDDSVDFLKQNFPTVKIVINDKNYGFAGGYNEGLKKINAEYYCLLNSDVEVTENWINPVLNLFEKDPSIAAIQPKILSFNNKNYFEFAGAAGGLIDNLGYPYCRGRVFDDVEEDKGQYDDETEIFWASGCCFFIRSKDFWEQNGFDQRFFAHQEEIDLCWRLINSGKKIFYTGKSEVYHVGGGTLNKQSAQKTYLNIRNNLSMMLKNLPFPKLIGLIFFRLCLDGIASLYFAYKNGFSHLWAVARGHFGFYAQLPETIKRRQKHQKSEYYQTKWLIFKHFLGGKK; this is encoded by the coding sequence ATGATAGAAAATTCTAAAAATATTGCCGTAGCAATCTTAAACTGGAACGGTAAAAACTGGTTACAAAAATTTCTTCCGAGCGTTATTCGTTTTTCTGAAGAAGCTGAAATATACGTTATCGATAATCATTCGACAGATGATTCTGTTGATTTTTTAAAACAAAACTTTCCTACTGTAAAAATTGTAATTAATGATAAAAATTATGGTTTTGCAGGCGGTTATAATGAAGGTTTAAAAAAAATAAATGCGGAATATTACTGTCTTCTGAATTCTGATGTAGAAGTGACAGAAAACTGGATTAACCCTGTTTTAAATTTATTTGAAAAAGATCCTTCAATTGCTGCGATTCAGCCTAAAATTTTATCTTTTAATAATAAAAATTATTTTGAATTTGCCGGAGCTGCAGGTGGTTTGATCGATAATTTAGGTTATCCTTACTGCAGAGGAAGAGTTTTTGACGATGTGGAAGAAGATAAAGGGCAATACGATGACGAAACTGAAATTTTCTGGGCTTCAGGATGTTGTTTTTTTATCAGATCAAAAGATTTTTGGGAACAGAATGGTTTTGATCAAAGATTCTTTGCGCATCAGGAAGAAATTGATCTTTGCTGGAGGTTAATCAATTCCGGGAAGAAGATATTTTATACCGGAAAATCTGAAGTTTATCATGTTGGTGGCGGAACTTTAAATAAGCAAAGCGCACAAAAAACATATTTAAACATCAGAAATAATCTTTCAATGATGCTTAAAAATTTGCCTTTTCCAAAATTGATTGGGTTGATTTTTTTCAGGTTGTGTTTAGACGGAATTGCATCTTTATACTTTGCTTACAAAAACGGATTTTCACATCTTTGGGCAGTTGCAAGAGGACATTTTGGCTTTTATGCTCAACTTCCTGAAACAATTAAGCGCCGTCAAAAGCATCAAAAATCAGAATATTACCAAACAAAGTGGCTTATTTTTAAGCACTTTTTAGGAGGTAAAAAATAA
- a CDS encoding thioredoxin family protein — protein MKKMSLVALLALSTLAFAQKIHQPTKVKNSNDKALLVKSDAAELEAKKKAAAEEKAKLPKPYDSKADAQADINKLVAQAKKEGKNIMIQAGGNWCIWCLRFNQYVQTTPELKKIVDKNYLYYHLNYSPDNKNEKVFSQYGNPGEKFGYPVFIVLDKTGKMIHVQQSDVLEEGKGYSLEKTKAFFNQWAPKS, from the coding sequence ATGAAAAAAATGTCGTTAGTAGCTCTTCTTGCCTTAAGCACATTAGCTTTTGCACAGAAGATACATCAACCAACAAAAGTTAAAAATTCAAACGATAAAGCTTTGTTGGTGAAAAGTGATGCAGCAGAACTGGAAGCGAAGAAAAAAGCTGCGGCAGAAGAAAAAGCAAAGCTGCCCAAGCCTTATGATTCTAAAGCAGATGCGCAGGCTGATATCAATAAACTTGTAGCTCAGGCTAAGAAAGAAGGAAAAAATATTATGATTCAGGCGGGAGGAAACTGGTGTATCTGGTGTTTGAGATTCAACCAATATGTACAGACAACTCCGGAATTGAAGAAAATTGTAGATAAAAATTATCTTTATTATCATTTAAATTATTCTCCGGATAATAAAAATGAAAAAGTTTTTAGTCAATACGGAAATCCTGGAGAGAAATTCGGGTATCCTGTTTTTATTGTTTTAGATAAAACGGGCAAAATGATTCATGTACAACAAAGTGACGTTCTGGAAGAAGGAAAAGGCTACAGTTTGGAAAAAACGAAAGCATTTTTCAACCAATGGGCTCCGAAATCATAA